A genomic window from Pecten maximus chromosome 4, xPecMax1.1, whole genome shotgun sequence includes:
- the LOC117326319 gene encoding uncharacterized protein LOC117326319 produces MASSGTVPVGGVNVFEEPETKDDGEIEERMEYSSDEMGLANQQSDEDEEDPSQQSAEGKECGTDQELDRMGDSGVDAQDLRCQNHSSSTGMAVSNDPEMLPSSTNAIPLIPNYSISADILQESSSGDPIHPTRNTATDESTSPSQPMANDLLSYMLWTAFCIIEVLQNGFCQVYSCENDLPDPLRQCATMADDTTDHRNVSSVTNYEIHEEGIRRRADVQFTNDTMRCEAQPGSDEEDQSLSNNFQPTSVNGTSNEESYMDIMLRQKRSHSPINHQDVNRISSNNWMTRSTDMGPDSDEATSSEGEELQSNTRPPESRPQGVPHGGWLDPLTRLYNTCNLDQLVNGQYLICLFRPIRNLLEDRAQRFPETYGHLWHALRLCEAGQFAAAKFYLAPLYDMYSAEGTRVMPLIVGQLRHFFSTSCQKCGYCHDGVPIANICLNEYNRIGGFQEALRAAFSRPDGTCIQQGYVIFCIIFKLVQLSGLFFTTLGMGPMALGLGKMHGNR; encoded by the exons ATGGCATCATCAGGGACAGTACCTGTAGGGGGCGTTAACGTTTTTGAAGAACCAGAGACCAAAGATGATGGGGAGATCGAAGAAAGGATGGAATATTCAAGCGATGAGATGGGACTGGCAAACCAACAATCTGATGAGGACGAGGAAGACCCCAGCCAACAATCTGCTGAAGGAAAGGAATGTGGGACTGATCAAGAGCTTGACCGTATGGGAGACTCAGGGGTCGATGCTCAGGATTTAAGGTGTCAgaatcatagctcttcaactGGTATGGCTGTTTCAAATGATCCAGAAATGCTCCCCTCATCAACCAATGCAATCCCATTGATACCAAATTACAGTATTTCAGCAGATATCTTACAGGAAAGTTCTTCTGGAGATCCCATACACCCAACCAGAAATACTGCTACTGATGAAAGTACATCCCCTAGTCAACCTATGGCCAATGATTTACTGTCATACATGTTGTGGACTGCTTTCTGTATTATTGAAGTGCTGCAAAACGGTTTTTGTCAAGTTTATTCTTGTGAAAATGATTTACCAGATCCCTTGAGACAGTGTGCAACGATGGCAGATGATACCACAGATCATCGAAATGTTTCTTCTGTGACCAATTATGAAATACATGAGGAAGGTATCAGACGAAGAGCAGATGTCCAGTTCACCAATGATACAATGAGATGTGAGGCTCAGCCAGGTTCAGATGAGGAAGATCAATCACTCTCCAATAACTTCCAGCCAACTTCTGTGAATGGGACAAGCAATGAGGAAAGCTACATGGATATCATGTTGAGGCAAAAAAGAAGTCATTCTCCGATTAATCATCAGGATGTCAACCGTATCAGCAGTAATAATTGGATGACCAGGTCGACTGACATGGGCCCAGATAGCGATGAAGCAACATCATCAGAGGGTGAGGAACTGCAGTCAAACACCCGACCACCAGAAAGCCGACCTCAAG GTGTTCCTCATGGTGGATGGCTAGATCCATTGACACGGTTATACAACACATGCAACTTAGACCAGTTAGTTAACGGCCAGTACCTTATATGCCTGTTCCGACCCATTCGAAATCTGTTGGAAGACAGAGCACAAAGATTCCCTGAAACATATGGA CATCTCTGGCACGCTCTGCGTCTGTGTGAGGCAGGGCAATTTGCAGCAGCAAAATTCTACCTGGCGCCCTTGTACGACATGTACAGTGCAGAAGGAACTAGGGTGATGCCACTCATTGTGGGACAGCTGCGACATTTCTTTTCGACTTCCTGCCAAAAGTGTGGATATTGTCATGATGGCGTGCCTATAGCAAATATCTGTCTAAACGAATATAATCG gatTGGAGGGTTCCAGGAAGCCTTAAGGGCCGCTTTTTCACGTCCAGATGGAACATGCATTCAGCAGGggtatgttattttttgtattatttttaaacTCGTTCAATTATCAGGGCTTTTTTTCACTACTTTGGGAATGGGGCCTATGGCTTTGGGATTGGGAAAAATGCACGGCAACAGGTAA
- the LOC117326318 gene encoding uncharacterized protein LOC117326318: MASGGSIRVGSSESVKTDDIDEGQENRSDDRSDDISNDQDMLVSAGATTESSARHVADISARVRPENDETSGDPMRNATHSSCQTSNVAPTEQMMYYVWVIMWIAYVFAIFYNCYNPAPYDVEDPCRQCTSIVDSVSNLPVQSQRYYEVDERDLSQRRRRDNLGSQPESDPEEQASLFEILRRQQNLPRRQQNHPRNDENNVIRMQQLHSGTRDMSVRCQGVPHGGDEQNSLSNTCPLDQFLNGLHQICRSPPFRNLLQSLAESSPTAYGTLLEAIFLCDAGLFAEAKLKLVPNAYNLLSAEGLMVMPLIENQLRRRITKICTTCKHCSESTPNQDIILFEFNASTGFQEALTSTISCPTQQCSQPGCDGQTTVTLRFESGRPALIIAANLQFLSYRIPNSHLSEIVNLCGERYMPFLLTLGRREDGSGIPGHYMSYVFRPDEGGNFNRNGIPVGNWYFFPNNRNGDLEPWSFDQEDPGATSLSFIYFIQIPPSSSVGATSGQREDSPNNEGDANEE; encoded by the exons ATGGCATCGGGCGGATCAATTCGTGTAGGAAGTTCAGAGTCGGTGAAAACTGATGACATTGATGAGGGGCAGGAAAATCGTAGTGATGATCGATCTGATGATATCTCCAATGATCAGGATATGCTTGTCTCAGCTGGAGCAACTACCGAATCTTCAGCTAGACATGTGGCAGATATTTCAGCAAGAGTTCGTCCAGAAAATGACGAAACCAGTGGGGATCCGATGAGAAATGCCACCCATTCTTCATGTCAAACCAGCAATGTGGCTCCTACCGAACAGATGATGTATTATGTATGGGTAATAATGTGGATTGCTTACGTTTTTGCTATTTTTTATAACTGTTATAATCCAGCTCCATATGATGTAGAAGATCCATGTAGACAGTGTACATCAATTGTTGATAGCGTCAGTAATCTTCCCGTGCAATCACAGAGGTATTATGAAGTGGATGAGAGAGACTTAAGTCAAAGACGCAGAAGAGACAATCTTGGTAGTCAACCTGAGTCAGATCCGGAAGAACAAGCAAGCCTTTTTGAGATTTTACGACGCCAACAGAACCTTCCTCGACGCCAACAGAACCATCCTCGTAATGATGAAAACAATGTTATTCGTATGCAACAGCTTCACTCTGGGACCCGGGACATGTCAGTGAGATGTCAAG GTGTTCCTCACGGAGGAGATGAACAAAATTCCTTGAGTAATACCTGTCCCTTGGACCAGTTTCTAAATGGCCTGCATCAAATATGCAGGTCACCGCCATTCAGAAATCTTTTACAGTCATTAGCAGAATCATCACCTACTGCATATGGg ACACTGTTGGAGGCCATCTTCCTGTGTGATGCAGGGCTATTTGCAGAAGCCAAGTTAAAGCTTGTACCGAATGCATACAATCTGCTGAGTGCAGAAGGACTGATGGTGATGCCACTGATCGAGAACCAACTGCGTCGTAGGATTACAAAAATATGcacaacatgtaaacattgttcTGAGTCAACACCTAATCAAGACATCATCCTGTTTGAATTTAATGC TTCAACAGGTTTCCAGGAAGCCTTGACATCCACCATTTCCTGCCCAACTCAGCAATGCAGTCAGCCAGg GTGTGATGGCCAGACAACTGTCACATTAAGATTTGAAAGTGGAAGACCTGCTTTAATCATCGCCGCTAATCTGCAGTTTCTTTCTTACCGCATACCCAATAGCCATCTAAGTGAGATTGTAAACCTGTGTGGAGAAAG ATATATGCCTTTCCTACTTACACTTGGTCGACGTGAGGATGGATCAGGTATTCCTGGACACTACATGTCCTATGTGTTTCGACCTGATGAGGGTGGCAACTTTAACAGAAATGGGATACCAGTAGGAAACTGGTATTTCTTCCCTAATAATCGAAATGGGGACCTAGAGCCTTGGAGTTTTGACCAAGAGGATCCTGGCGCAACATCTCTCAGTTTTATCTACTTCATTCAGATTCCTCCATCCTCTTCTGTAGGGGCCACTTCTGGTCAGAGAGAGGACAGTCCAAACAATGAGGGAGATGCCAATGAGGAGTAG